One stretch of Malus domestica chromosome 14, GDT2T_hap1 DNA includes these proteins:
- the LOC103455545 gene encoding formin-like protein 20 isoform X1, whose product MALFRRFFYRKPPDRLLEISERVYVFDCCFSTDVLEEDEYKVYLGGIVAQLQDYFPDASFMVFNFREGDKRSQISDVLTQYDMTVMDYPRQYEGCPLLPLEMIHHFLRSSESWLSLEGQQNVLLMHCERGGWPVLAFMLAGLLLYRKQYSGEQKTLEMVYKQAPRELLNILSPLNPQPSQMRYLQYISRRNLGSEWPPSDTPLLLDCLILRNLPLFDDGKGCRPFIRVFGQDPSTPANRSSKLLFSTLRNEKNTHLYVQAECVLVKIDIRCRVRGDVVLECIHLDEDLVREEMMLRVMFHTAFVRSNILMLGRDDIDILWDAKDQFPKDFRAEVLFLDADAVVPNITTVVASEESEPGNASPEEFFEVEEIFSNALDSHEVKADLDTSMVHDNTPKDIVQKKIWKEDLDRQAFVDCTSDDGKHKKDRKANSNIDAVKDIAVDDVKYKLNEVDSNVDAVKDIAVDDGDMKSNFIPVAADVRSHTGSKEVVEEVCQKLEEMEDIINEEDCAPRKRSETKVAQSKPSAEVSRPKSERLQPPAYKRQPSFNAKVGAETTVAKQKTKQQETQGTSAKIAKPNAVSRWIPPNKGSYTNSMHVYYPPSRYNSAPAGVASTASSKDTNANARLKGSSGTVVSKDVETELKHSKVDPLKHSKSAPETLTETSTSCLPSTLPPIQETELSSIKTEHIDAAVVAPPPPPPPPPPPPPPPPPPPPPPPVSQISSLYTSPMLLSPATPLSQVAVPPPPPPLPPLLSANSIFSKPSSVSSLFPYPPLPPPPPPPPPPPPPPYALSSSTQNIGIALVPAPPPPPPRQSGGQNSGTIMPPLTSSSLWKVGYSSAARVTPQPPPPPPPFAASASKPLGVGVPTPPPPPTRGTPPPPPPSPMLGVSSTPPPPPPPPPPPPMQGTPPPLRGALPPPPPPPPPMQGAPPPPPAPPLRGTPPPPPPPPFSVQGAPPPPPPPPPMRGAPPPPPPPPMRGPPPPPPPPMYGAPPPPPPPMYGAPPPPPPPMHGGPPPPPPPPSGHGAPPPPPAPMRGGTPTPPPPPSGHGAPPPPPPPGGGRTPSLHGAPPPPPPPGGCSPGPPAPPGLPGGAPPPPPTLGARGATAGRGRGRGIPATAPRRSSCKPLHWSKVTRALHGSLWEELQRHGETQNEPEFDVSEIESLFSAIVPKPANSDKSGGRRKSAGSKPEKVQLIDLRRANNTEIMLTKVKMPLPDMMAAVLAMDDSVLDVDQVENLIKFCPTKEEMELLKNYTGDKETLGKCEKYFLELMKVPRVESKMRVFSFKIQFGTQVSEFKRSLNTVNSACEEVRNSAKLKEIMKKILFLGNTLNQGTARGAAVGFKLDSLLKLYDTRASTSKMTLMHYLCKILASKSPGLLDFHQDLVSLEPATKIQLKSLAEEMQAIIKGLEKLNQELTASENDGPVSDVFRKTLKEFITVAETEVASVTNLYSVVGRNADALALYFGEDPARCPFEQVTVTLLNFVKLFRKAHEENVKQAELEKKKVEKEAEMEKAKGINLTKKTPK is encoded by the exons ATGGCGCTGTTCAGACGATTCTTCTATCGGAAGCCGCCGGATCGGCTTCTTGAGATCTCCGAGCGGGTGTACG TTTTCGACTGCTGCTTCTCGACCGATGTGTTGGAAGAAGATGAGTACAAAGTATACTTGGGTGGCATTGTAGCGCAGCTGCAAGACTACTTCCCAGATGCTTCTTTCATGGTGTTTAACTTCAGAGAAGGGGATAAGCGGAGCCAAATTTCCGACGTGCTTACGCAGTATGACATGACAGTAATGGATTACCCTCGGCAATATGAGGGGTGCCCGCTGTTGCCACTAGAGATGATTCATCACTTCCTTCGTTCGAGTGAGAGTTGGTTGTCATTGGAGGGGCAACAGAATGTGTTGTTGATGCACTGTGAAAGAGGAGGATGGCCTGTTCTCGCGTTTATGCTTGCGGGTCTTCTGTTGTACCGTAAACAATACAGTGGGGAGCAGAAGACTCTTGAAATGGTTTACAAGCAGGCTCCTAGGGAACTTCTCAATATTTTATCTCCTTTAAACCCACAGCCTTCGCAGATGAGATATCTTCAGTACATTTCACGACGAAATTTGGGTTCTGAATGGCCTCCATCAGATACACCTCTACTTTTGGATTGTCTGATACTTCGAAACCTACCGCTTTTTGATGACGGAAAAGGTTGTAGGCCTTTTATCCGTGTTTTTGGTCAAGACCCTTCTACACCAGCTAACAGGAGCTCTAAGCTTCTCTTTTCAACTTTAAGGAATGAAAAGAATACCCACCTCTATGTACAG GCAGAGTGTGTGCTGGTGAAAATTGATATTCGTTGCCGTGTTAGAGGGGATGTGGTTCTTGAATGCATCCACCTAGATGAAGATCTGGTTCGCGAGGAGATGATGCTGCGGGTTATGTTCCACACAGCATTTGTACGATCAAATATATTGATGCTGGGTCGTGATGATATTGATATTCTTTGGGATGCCAAGGATCAGTTTCCAAAGGACTTTAGAGCAGAG GTACTTTTTCTGGACGCTGATGCTGTTGTGCCTAATATCACCACAGTTGTGGCAAGTGAAGAAAGCGAGCCAGGGAATGCATCACCTGAGGAATTTTTTGAGGTGGAAGAGATATTTAGCAATGCATTGGATTCACACGAAGTGAAGGCGGATTTGGACACTTCCATGGTTCACGACAATACTCCTAAAGATATAGTTCAGAAAAAAATCTGGAAGGAGGATTTAGATCGTCAGGCATTTGTAGACTGTACGTCAGATGATGGGAAGCACAAAAAGGACAGAAAGGCAAATTCTAATATTGATGCGGTGAAGGACATTGCTGTTGACGATGTGAAGTACAAGCTCAATGAGGTGGATTCCAATGTCGATGCAGTGAAAGACATTGCTGTGGATGATGGAGATATGAAGTCAAATTTCATCCCAGTTGCTGCTGATGTGCGGAGTCATACTGGATCTAAGGAAGTGGTAGAAGAGGTGTGTCAGAAATTGGAAGAGATGGAAGATATAATTAATGAAGAAGACTGCGCTCCACGGAAGAGGTCAGAGACCAAGGTTGCACAATCAAAACCGAGTGCTGAGGTCTCTAGACCGAAATCTGAGAGATTGCAGCCACCTGCTTATAAGAGACAGCCTTCATTTAATGCAAAAGTAGGTGCAGAAACTACGGTTGCAAAACAGAAGACTAAACAACAAGAAACTCAGGGCACTTCGGCAAAAATAGCAAAACCAAATGCAGTATCTAGGTGGATTCCCCCTAACAAAGGCTCTTATACTAATTCAATGCATGTTTACTATCCACCATCAAGATATAATAGTGCACCAGCTGGTGTTGCCAGTACTGCTTCTTCAAAAGATACAAATGCAAATGCTCGATTGAAAGGTTCTTCTGGAACTGTGGTTTCAAAGGATGTGGAAACTGAACTGAAACATAGTAAGGTGGACCCTTTGAAGCATTCAAAGTCTGCACCAGAGACACTTACAGAGACATCCACATCCTGCCTGCCATCGACACTACCACCAATCCAAGAGACAGAGCTTTCCTCTATTAAAACAGAACATATTGATGCAGCAGTAGTGGCCCCTCcgcctccacctccacctcctcctcctcctcctcctcctccccctccCCCGCCCCCTCCACCACCTGTGTCTCAAATATCTTCATTGTACACTTCTCCTATGCTTTTGTCACCAGCTACCCCATTGTCACAGGTAGCTGTacctcctccaccaccaccgcTGCCACCTCTGCTAAGTGCTAACTCTATCTTCTCAAAGCCCTCTTCAGTCTCGTCCTTGTTCCCATATCCTCCcctgccaccaccaccaccaccacctccacctccacctccacctccttaTGCCTTGTCATCTAGCACGCAGAATATTGGTATAGCTTTGGTCCCTGcacctccccctccccctccgCGACAATCTGGTGGGCAGAATAGTGGCACCATAATGCCTCCACTGACTTCTTCATCTCTTTGGAAGGTTGGGTACTCTTCAGCTGCCCGTGTTACACCACAGCCGCCTCCCCCTCCACCTCCTTTTGCTGCAAGTGCATCCAAGCCTCTTGGAGTTGGAGTACCTACTCCACCGCCACCACCTACTCGTGGTACCCCACCTCCTCCACCGCCTTCTCCTATGTTGGGAGTTTCATCTACTCCACCTCCAccacccccaccaccaccaccacctccaatGCAAGGAACTCCACCTCCCTTACGTGGAGCTTTACCGCCACCCCCGCCCCCACCACCTCCAATGCAAGGAGCTCCACCTCCACCACCGGCACCACCGTTACGTGGAACTCCACCTCCACCACCCCCACCACCATTTTCAGTGCAGGGAgcacctccaccaccaccaccaccacctccaatGCGTGGAGctccacctccaccaccaccacctccaatGCGGGGGCCCCCCCCTCCACCGCCACCTCCTATGTATGGTGCCCCACCTCCGCCACCACCTCCTATGTATGGTGCCCCACCTCCACCGCCCCCTCCAATGCATGGGGGGCCACCtccaccacctccaccacctTCAGGACATGGTGCACCACCTCCGCCGCCCGCGCCAATGCGTGGGGGCACACCTACACCCCCTCCACCACCATCAGGGCACGGTGCaccacctcctcctccacctcctGGTGGAGGTCGCACTCCCTCACTGCATGGAGCACCACCTCCCCCACCACCTCCAGGAGGTTGTAGTCCTGGGCCTCCTGCTCCACCTGGACTTCCTGGTGGTGCTCCTCCACCGCCACCCACATTAGGTGCCAGAGGAGCTACCGCTGGTAGAGGGCGCGGACGTGGGATACCTGCCACAGCGCCCCGACGGTCCTCTTGTAAACCACTACATTGGAGCAAGGTGACAAGGGCGTTGCATGGAAGCCTGTGGGAGGAGCTGCAAAGACATGGAGAGACTCAAAA TGAGCCAGAATTTGATGTGTCAGAGATAGAGAGCCTTTTCTCTGCTATAGTTCCAAAACCTGCAAACTCAGATAAATCTGGAGGGCGCCGCAAGTCTGCTGGTTCTAAACCTGAGAAAGTCCAACTG ATTGACCTGAGAAGGGCAAACAACACAGAAATTATGCTCACAAAAGTTAAGATGCCACTTCCTGATATGATG GCTGCCGTTTTAGCAATGGATGATTCAGTATTAGATGTTGATCAGGtggaaaatttaattaaattttgtccTACTAAAGAAGAGATGGAACTTCTTAAG AACTACACTGGTGACAAGGAGACCCTGGGGAAGTGTGAAAAG TACTTTTTGGAGTTGATGAAAGTGCCTCGGGTGGAGTCAAAGATGAGAGTTTTTTCTTTCAAGATTCAGTTCGGCACTCAG GTCTCAGAATTTAAAAGAAGTTTGAACACAGTAAACTCTGCATGTGAGGAG GTTCGGAACTCTGCTAAGTTGAAGGAGATTATGAAGAAGATTCTTTTTTTGGGGAACACATTGAACCAAGGAACTGCAAGGG GTGCTGCTGTTGGGTTTAAGTTAGACAGTCTACTAAAGCTCTATGATACACGTGCGTCTACTAGTAAGATGACACTCATGCATTATCTTTGTAAG ATCCTTGCATCTAAATCACCGGGACTCCTTGATTTTCACCAGGACCTTGTCAGCCTGGAACCTGCAACAAAG ATACAATTGAAGTCTTTAGCAGAAGAAATGCAAGCCATAATCAAGGGGTTAGAAAAGCTCAATCAGGAGCTGACGGCATCAGAAAATGATGGCCCTGTGTCAGACGTTTTCCGTAAG ACGTTGAAAGAGTTCATTACTGTTGCTGAGACCGAAGTGGCATCTGTGACGAACCTATATTCTGTGGTG GGTAGAAATGCAGATGCGCTTGCATTGTATTTTGGTGAGGATCCCGCCCGCTGTCCATTTGAGCAAG TTACCGTGACTCTCTTAAATTTCGTGAAGTTGTTTCGGAAAGCACACGAAGAGAATGTCAAACAGGCTgaattggagaagaagaaagtcgAAAAGGAAGCTGAAATGGAAAAGGCCAAGGGCATTAACCTCacaaaaaaaacaccaaaataG
- the LOC103455545 gene encoding formin-like protein 20 isoform X2, with translation MMLRVMFHTAFVRSNILMLGRDDIDILWDAKDQFPKDFRAEVLFLDADAVVPNITTVVASEESEPGNASPEEFFEVEEIFSNALDSHEVKADLDTSMVHDNTPKDIVQKKIWKEDLDRQAFVDCTSDDGKHKKDRKANSNIDAVKDIAVDDVKYKLNEVDSNVDAVKDIAVDDGDMKSNFIPVAADVRSHTGSKEVVEEVCQKLEEMEDIINEEDCAPRKRSETKVAQSKPSAEVSRPKSERLQPPAYKRQPSFNAKVGAETTVAKQKTKQQETQGTSAKIAKPNAVSRWIPPNKGSYTNSMHVYYPPSRYNSAPAGVASTASSKDTNANARLKGSSGTVVSKDVETELKHSKVDPLKHSKSAPETLTETSTSCLPSTLPPIQETELSSIKTEHIDAAVVAPPPPPPPPPPPPPPPPPPPPPPPVSQISSLYTSPMLLSPATPLSQVAVPPPPPPLPPLLSANSIFSKPSSVSSLFPYPPLPPPPPPPPPPPPPPYALSSSTQNIGIALVPAPPPPPPRQSGGQNSGTIMPPLTSSSLWKVGYSSAARVTPQPPPPPPPFAASASKPLGVGVPTPPPPPTRGTPPPPPPSPMLGVSSTPPPPPPPPPPPPMQGTPPPLRGALPPPPPPPPPMQGAPPPPPAPPLRGTPPPPPPPPFSVQGAPPPPPPPPPMRGAPPPPPPPPMRGPPPPPPPPMYGAPPPPPPPMYGAPPPPPPPMHGGPPPPPPPPSGHGAPPPPPAPMRGGTPTPPPPPSGHGAPPPPPPPGGGRTPSLHGAPPPPPPPGGCSPGPPAPPGLPGGAPPPPPTLGARGATAGRGRGRGIPATAPRRSSCKPLHWSKVTRALHGSLWEELQRHGETQNEPEFDVSEIESLFSAIVPKPANSDKSGGRRKSAGSKPEKVQLIDLRRANNTEIMLTKVKMPLPDMMAAVLAMDDSVLDVDQVENLIKFCPTKEEMELLKNYTGDKETLGKCEKYFLELMKVPRVESKMRVFSFKIQFGTQVSEFKRSLNTVNSACEEVRNSAKLKEIMKKILFLGNTLNQGTARGAAVGFKLDSLLKLYDTRASTSKMTLMHYLCKILASKSPGLLDFHQDLVSLEPATKIQLKSLAEEMQAIIKGLEKLNQELTASENDGPVSDVFRKTLKEFITVAETEVASVTNLYSVVGRNADALALYFGEDPARCPFEQVTVTLLNFVKLFRKAHEENVKQAELEKKKVEKEAEMEKAKGINLTKKTPK, from the exons ATGATGCTGCGGGTTATGTTCCACACAGCATTTGTACGATCAAATATATTGATGCTGGGTCGTGATGATATTGATATTCTTTGGGATGCCAAGGATCAGTTTCCAAAGGACTTTAGAGCAGAG GTACTTTTTCTGGACGCTGATGCTGTTGTGCCTAATATCACCACAGTTGTGGCAAGTGAAGAAAGCGAGCCAGGGAATGCATCACCTGAGGAATTTTTTGAGGTGGAAGAGATATTTAGCAATGCATTGGATTCACACGAAGTGAAGGCGGATTTGGACACTTCCATGGTTCACGACAATACTCCTAAAGATATAGTTCAGAAAAAAATCTGGAAGGAGGATTTAGATCGTCAGGCATTTGTAGACTGTACGTCAGATGATGGGAAGCACAAAAAGGACAGAAAGGCAAATTCTAATATTGATGCGGTGAAGGACATTGCTGTTGACGATGTGAAGTACAAGCTCAATGAGGTGGATTCCAATGTCGATGCAGTGAAAGACATTGCTGTGGATGATGGAGATATGAAGTCAAATTTCATCCCAGTTGCTGCTGATGTGCGGAGTCATACTGGATCTAAGGAAGTGGTAGAAGAGGTGTGTCAGAAATTGGAAGAGATGGAAGATATAATTAATGAAGAAGACTGCGCTCCACGGAAGAGGTCAGAGACCAAGGTTGCACAATCAAAACCGAGTGCTGAGGTCTCTAGACCGAAATCTGAGAGATTGCAGCCACCTGCTTATAAGAGACAGCCTTCATTTAATGCAAAAGTAGGTGCAGAAACTACGGTTGCAAAACAGAAGACTAAACAACAAGAAACTCAGGGCACTTCGGCAAAAATAGCAAAACCAAATGCAGTATCTAGGTGGATTCCCCCTAACAAAGGCTCTTATACTAATTCAATGCATGTTTACTATCCACCATCAAGATATAATAGTGCACCAGCTGGTGTTGCCAGTACTGCTTCTTCAAAAGATACAAATGCAAATGCTCGATTGAAAGGTTCTTCTGGAACTGTGGTTTCAAAGGATGTGGAAACTGAACTGAAACATAGTAAGGTGGACCCTTTGAAGCATTCAAAGTCTGCACCAGAGACACTTACAGAGACATCCACATCCTGCCTGCCATCGACACTACCACCAATCCAAGAGACAGAGCTTTCCTCTATTAAAACAGAACATATTGATGCAGCAGTAGTGGCCCCTCcgcctccacctccacctcctcctcctcctcctcctcctccccctccCCCGCCCCCTCCACCACCTGTGTCTCAAATATCTTCATTGTACACTTCTCCTATGCTTTTGTCACCAGCTACCCCATTGTCACAGGTAGCTGTacctcctccaccaccaccgcTGCCACCTCTGCTAAGTGCTAACTCTATCTTCTCAAAGCCCTCTTCAGTCTCGTCCTTGTTCCCATATCCTCCcctgccaccaccaccaccaccacctccacctccacctccacctccttaTGCCTTGTCATCTAGCACGCAGAATATTGGTATAGCTTTGGTCCCTGcacctccccctccccctccgCGACAATCTGGTGGGCAGAATAGTGGCACCATAATGCCTCCACTGACTTCTTCATCTCTTTGGAAGGTTGGGTACTCTTCAGCTGCCCGTGTTACACCACAGCCGCCTCCCCCTCCACCTCCTTTTGCTGCAAGTGCATCCAAGCCTCTTGGAGTTGGAGTACCTACTCCACCGCCACCACCTACTCGTGGTACCCCACCTCCTCCACCGCCTTCTCCTATGTTGGGAGTTTCATCTACTCCACCTCCAccacccccaccaccaccaccacctccaatGCAAGGAACTCCACCTCCCTTACGTGGAGCTTTACCGCCACCCCCGCCCCCACCACCTCCAATGCAAGGAGCTCCACCTCCACCACCGGCACCACCGTTACGTGGAACTCCACCTCCACCACCCCCACCACCATTTTCAGTGCAGGGAgcacctccaccaccaccaccaccacctccaatGCGTGGAGctccacctccaccaccaccacctccaatGCGGGGGCCCCCCCCTCCACCGCCACCTCCTATGTATGGTGCCCCACCTCCGCCACCACCTCCTATGTATGGTGCCCCACCTCCACCGCCCCCTCCAATGCATGGGGGGCCACCtccaccacctccaccacctTCAGGACATGGTGCACCACCTCCGCCGCCCGCGCCAATGCGTGGGGGCACACCTACACCCCCTCCACCACCATCAGGGCACGGTGCaccacctcctcctccacctcctGGTGGAGGTCGCACTCCCTCACTGCATGGAGCACCACCTCCCCCACCACCTCCAGGAGGTTGTAGTCCTGGGCCTCCTGCTCCACCTGGACTTCCTGGTGGTGCTCCTCCACCGCCACCCACATTAGGTGCCAGAGGAGCTACCGCTGGTAGAGGGCGCGGACGTGGGATACCTGCCACAGCGCCCCGACGGTCCTCTTGTAAACCACTACATTGGAGCAAGGTGACAAGGGCGTTGCATGGAAGCCTGTGGGAGGAGCTGCAAAGACATGGAGAGACTCAAAA TGAGCCAGAATTTGATGTGTCAGAGATAGAGAGCCTTTTCTCTGCTATAGTTCCAAAACCTGCAAACTCAGATAAATCTGGAGGGCGCCGCAAGTCTGCTGGTTCTAAACCTGAGAAAGTCCAACTG ATTGACCTGAGAAGGGCAAACAACACAGAAATTATGCTCACAAAAGTTAAGATGCCACTTCCTGATATGATG GCTGCCGTTTTAGCAATGGATGATTCAGTATTAGATGTTGATCAGGtggaaaatttaattaaattttgtccTACTAAAGAAGAGATGGAACTTCTTAAG AACTACACTGGTGACAAGGAGACCCTGGGGAAGTGTGAAAAG TACTTTTTGGAGTTGATGAAAGTGCCTCGGGTGGAGTCAAAGATGAGAGTTTTTTCTTTCAAGATTCAGTTCGGCACTCAG GTCTCAGAATTTAAAAGAAGTTTGAACACAGTAAACTCTGCATGTGAGGAG GTTCGGAACTCTGCTAAGTTGAAGGAGATTATGAAGAAGATTCTTTTTTTGGGGAACACATTGAACCAAGGAACTGCAAGGG GTGCTGCTGTTGGGTTTAAGTTAGACAGTCTACTAAAGCTCTATGATACACGTGCGTCTACTAGTAAGATGACACTCATGCATTATCTTTGTAAG ATCCTTGCATCTAAATCACCGGGACTCCTTGATTTTCACCAGGACCTTGTCAGCCTGGAACCTGCAACAAAG ATACAATTGAAGTCTTTAGCAGAAGAAATGCAAGCCATAATCAAGGGGTTAGAAAAGCTCAATCAGGAGCTGACGGCATCAGAAAATGATGGCCCTGTGTCAGACGTTTTCCGTAAG ACGTTGAAAGAGTTCATTACTGTTGCTGAGACCGAAGTGGCATCTGTGACGAACCTATATTCTGTGGTG GGTAGAAATGCAGATGCGCTTGCATTGTATTTTGGTGAGGATCCCGCCCGCTGTCCATTTGAGCAAG TTACCGTGACTCTCTTAAATTTCGTGAAGTTGTTTCGGAAAGCACACGAAGAGAATGTCAAACAGGCTgaattggagaagaagaaagtcgAAAAGGAAGCTGAAATGGAAAAGGCCAAGGGCATTAACCTCacaaaaaaaacaccaaaataG
- the LOC103455546 gene encoding uncharacterized protein produces the protein MEKAGRIIRKSVHTFLLNYQYFTSIAAVIALPFSASVLISQALLPSSFALLLAVYNRLHSLFDAAGFPPSLEFFTILNNKLSQTITSSIFTFPFSLTFLLITKAFVIQSLSHHQKPNTSSHPSFLSTISLYTPLLHTHVYNSFLILSANATVFSLLFIAFNVLEGLGFSSPNTLLFLSVSGAVLYSIVLANALIICNLALVLSGAQKSGGYLAILKACLLIRGRTSTALCLALPVSLTLAAVEALFQYRIVRAYHFAGKLGSSMAMEGVFLAYLYSILVVLDITVSFMFLQSCKPSSRRIEHRDDEESRGDLKAVKSASMKVLP, from the coding sequence ATGGAAAAGGCAGGCAGGATTATCAGAAAATCAGTCCACACATTCCTTCTAAACTACCAATACTTCACCTCAATTGCAGCAGTCATTGCCTTACCCTTCTCAGCCTCAGTTCTCATCTCACAAGCACTTCTTCCGTCTAGCTTCGCCCTCTTGCTCGCCGTCTACAACCGCCTGCACAGCCTTTTTGACGCGGCCGGCTTCCCTCCCTCCTTGGAATTCTTCACCATTCTCAACAACAAGCTCTCCCAAACCATCACCTCCTCAATCTTCACATTCCCATTCTCCCTCACCTTCCTCCTCATAACCAAAGCTTTTGTAATCCAATCTCTCAGCCACCACCAAAAACCGAATACCTCGTCACACCCATCGTTTCTTTCCACAATTTCTCTCTACACcccactcctccacactcatgTCTACAACTCGTTTTTGATCCTCTCTGCCAATGCAACAGTGTTTTCTCTCTTGTTCATCGCCTTCAATGTCCTCGAGGGACTCGGTTTCTCTTCTCCGAACACCCTCCTCTTCTTATCGGTATCTGGGGCAGTTCTGTACTCCATTGTTCTTGCCAATGCGCTCATAATATGCAATCTTGCATTGGTTCTATCAGGTGCACAAAAGAGTGGCGGTTACTTGGCAATTCTCAAGGCCTGTCTTTTGATCAGAGGAAGAACTTCAACGGCTCTCTGTCTTGCTCTGCCTGTCAGCTTAACCCTAGCTGCAGTTGAAGCATTGTTCCAATACCGCATCGTACGAGCTTATCATTTCGCAGGAAAGCTCGGATCTTCCATGGCTATGGAGGGTGTTTTCCTTGCTTATTTGTACTCAATTCTTGTTGTTCTTGATATTACTGTGAGCTTTATGTTCTTACAAAGCTGCAAGCCGAGTTCTCGACGGATCGAACACAGAGACGACGAAGAAAGTCGTGGAGATTTGAAGGCTGTCAAAAGTGCTTCCATGAAAGTGCTTCCATGA